Proteins from one Bacteroides zhangwenhongii genomic window:
- a CDS encoding chondroitinase family polysaccharide lyase → MKNITLILFFLFGGISSAFAQLIGFEDGVPETFKVSGKGDVKVSSLFYKEGENSLEWDFHPGSTLDVQINPLSLNAKKEQQFGITLWIYNEKPQQDSIRFEFLNKAGEVSYWFSYHLKAVGWRACWISFAYMQGNKKDKNIVGYRLVAPGRKGRVFLDRLIFPEKKMNLRTTPDQQLPANNGLSNRDLWHWCLVWKWEQQSYDIPLATKLTDKRKKELKTIEQRLTDFLEVKKAPQGQINAAYKTFEKAAITPSAAGTGFVGTPIVAPDEQNKKKGEMSWNDIETMLAGFAYDYLCNQNEASKKNYFTVFDYAIDQGFAFGSGMGTNHHYGYQIRKIYTTAWLMRDAIYKHPHRDAYLSTLRFWAALQETRQPCSPTRDELLDSWHTLLMAKFVSAMMFPDAREQEQALSGLSRWLSSSLRYTSGTIGGIKVDGTTFHHGGFYPGYTTGVLATVGEFIAFTNGTSFELTEEARQHIKSAFMAMRNYCNLYEWGIGISGRHPFGGKMGSDDIEAFANIALSGDLSGQGNAFDRNLAADYLRLVRGKDTPNARFFKKEGVKAAQAPQGFFVYNYGSAGIFRRADWMVTLKGYTTDVWGVEIYAKDNRYGRYQSYGSVQIMGKGNPVSRAGSGFVQEGWDWNRLPGTTTIHLPFELLDSPLKGTTMARSKENFSGSTSLDGKNGMFAMKLMERDYENFTPDFVARKSVFCFDNRMVCLGTGITNSNTEYPTETTLFQTKYNGKDSKVGDDGYWLHDGYDNYYHVVDGAVRSQVAEQESRHEKTRAVTKGKFSSAWIAHGKAPKDGTYEYMILIQPSSSDLEELRKTLPYKVLQRDQTAHVVYDKETGITGYAAFETYQSANDKVVASIPAETMVMVAQESDKSIRLSVCDPNLNIEEKTYTTKEPSRPIRKEICLKGRWTLKSPMENVTLRQQGENTVLTVICQHGQPVEMLMENK, encoded by the coding sequence ATGAAAAATATAACTCTGATATTATTCTTCCTTTTCGGAGGAATTTCTTCTGCTTTTGCTCAACTTATCGGTTTCGAAGACGGAGTTCCCGAAACGTTTAAGGTTTCAGGGAAGGGAGATGTCAAGGTTTCTTCTCTTTTCTACAAAGAAGGGGAGAATAGCCTGGAATGGGATTTTCATCCCGGTTCTACATTGGATGTCCAAATCAATCCGTTGTCTCTGAATGCGAAAAAAGAACAGCAGTTTGGTATTACGTTGTGGATTTATAATGAAAAGCCGCAGCAGGATTCTATTCGTTTCGAGTTCCTGAATAAAGCGGGTGAGGTCTCCTATTGGTTTTCGTATCACTTGAAAGCAGTCGGTTGGCGTGCTTGCTGGATTTCTTTCGCATATATGCAAGGTAATAAGAAGGATAAGAATATTGTTGGGTATCGGCTCGTTGCTCCCGGACGGAAAGGACGTGTCTTTCTTGACCGTTTGATTTTCCCGGAGAAGAAAATGAACCTGAGGACGACTCCCGACCAACAGTTACCGGCTAATAACGGTTTGTCCAATCGTGACCTTTGGCATTGGTGCCTTGTGTGGAAATGGGAACAGCAGTCGTATGATATCCCGTTGGCAACTAAGTTGACCGATAAGCGAAAGAAAGAATTGAAAACGATAGAACAGCGTTTAACGGATTTTCTGGAAGTGAAAAAAGCTCCGCAAGGGCAGATTAATGCAGCTTATAAGACATTTGAAAAAGCAGCTATCACACCTTCTGCTGCCGGAACGGGATTTGTGGGAACTCCTATTGTCGCTCCCGACGAGCAGAATAAGAAGAAAGGGGAAATGTCATGGAATGATATTGAGACCATGCTTGCAGGTTTTGCATACGATTATCTCTGTAATCAGAACGAGGCTTCAAAGAAGAATTACTTTACGGTATTCGATTATGCTATTGACCAGGGATTTGCCTTTGGTAGCGGTATGGGAACCAATCATCATTATGGTTATCAGATTCGTAAGATATATACGACTGCCTGGCTGATGCGTGATGCGATTTATAAACATCCTCATCGGGATGCATATCTCTCTACATTGCGTTTTTGGGCTGCTTTGCAGGAAACCCGCCAGCCATGTTCGCCCACGCGGGACGAACTATTAGACTCCTGGCATACACTGCTGATGGCGAAATTCGTTTCGGCCATGATGTTTCCGGATGCAAGAGAACAGGAACAGGCGTTGAGCGGCTTGTCCCGTTGGCTGTCTTCTTCGTTACGCTATACCTCCGGAACAATTGGCGGTATAAAAGTGGATGGGACTACTTTCCATCACGGAGGTTTTTATCCCGGCTATACCACCGGAGTATTGGCAACAGTAGGAGAATTCATCGCTTTCACGAATGGAACGAGTTTCGAGTTGACGGAAGAAGCCCGCCAGCATATAAAGTCTGCTTTTATGGCCATGCGTAATTATTGTAATCTTTATGAATGGGGAATCGGTATCAGTGGACGTCATCCTTTCGGTGGAAAGATGGGTAGTGATGATATTGAAGCGTTTGCCAATATTGCTCTGTCAGGTGACTTGTCCGGTCAAGGGAATGCGTTCGACCGTAATCTGGCTGCTGATTATTTGCGCTTGGTACGTGGCAAAGATACTCCGAATGCACGTTTTTTTAAGAAAGAGGGTGTCAAGGCAGCCCAAGCTCCACAAGGATTCTTTGTTTACAACTATGGTTCAGCGGGAATATTCCGTCGTGCGGATTGGATGGTGACATTGAAAGGATATACAACTGATGTCTGGGGAGTCGAGATTTATGCGAAAGATAATCGCTACGGGCGTTATCAGAGTTATGGCTCTGTGCAGATTATGGGTAAAGGAAATCCTGTTTCCCGTGCCGGAAGTGGTTTTGTGCAGGAAGGATGGGACTGGAATCGTTTACCGGGTACGACTACCATTCATTTACCCTTTGAGTTGCTTGATAGTCCGTTGAAGGGAACTACTATGGCGCGTTCCAAAGAGAACTTTTCCGGAAGTACTTCTTTGGACGGTAAAAACGGAATGTTCGCTATGAAGTTGATGGAACGTGATTATGAGAACTTTACGCCCGACTTTGTAGCCCGTAAGTCTGTTTTCTGTTTCGATAACAGAATGGTTTGTCTGGGAACGGGTATCACGAACAGTAATACTGAGTACCCAACGGAAACTACCCTTTTTCAGACGAAATATAATGGTAAAGACAGTAAGGTGGGAGATGATGGCTATTGGCTGCATGATGGTTATGATAATTATTATCATGTAGTAGATGGGGCAGTCCGTTCGCAAGTGGCGGAACAGGAGTCGCGCCATGAGAAGACCCGAGCGGTGACGAAAGGAAAATTCTCTTCTGCCTGGATAGCACATGGTAAGGCTCCGAAAGATGGAACATACGAATATATGATTCTTATACAACCTTCTTCTTCCGATTTGGAGGAACTTCGTAAGACCCTGCCATATAAAGTCTTGCAACGTGATCAAACAGCTCACGTCGTTTATGATAAGGAAACGGGTATTACGGGTTATGCTGCTTTTGAAACCTATCAATCTGCAAATGACAAAGTGGTTGCTTCCATTCCGGCCGAAACGATGGTGATGGTTGCACAAGAGTCGGACAAGAGCATTCGCCTGAGCGTATGTGATCCTAACTTAAACATAGAAGAGAAAACATATACAACGAAAGAGCCTAGCCGCCCCATTCGTAAAGAGATATGCCTTAAAGGGCGTTGGACGCTAAAGAGTCCGATGGAAAATGTAACATTGAGGCAACAGGGAGAAAATACCGTATTGACAGTGATTTGCCAACATGGGCAACCTGTTGAGATGCTCATGGAAAATAAGTGA
- the cysS gene encoding cysteine--tRNA ligase, whose amino-acid sequence MEHQLTIYNTLNRKKELFVPLHAPHVGMYVCGPTVYGDAHLGHARPSITFDVLFRYLTHLGYKVRYVRNITDVGHLEHDADDGEDKIEKKARLEELEPMEVVQYYLNRYHKAMEALNVLSPSIEPHASGHIIEQIELVQKILDAGYAYESEGSVYFDVAKYNKDHHYGRLSGRNLDDVLNTTRELDGQSEKRNPADFALWKKAQPEHIMRWPSPWSDGFPGWHAECTAMGRKYLGEHFDIHGGGMDLVFPHHECEIAQSVASQGDDMVHYWMHNNMITINGTKMGKSLGNFITLDEFFNGTHKLLAQAYTPMTIRFFILQAHYRSTVDFSNEALQASEKGLQRLMEAIDALEKITPAAATSEGINVKELRAKCYEAMNDDLNTPIVIAQLFEGARIINNIIAGNATISAEDLKDLKETFHLFSFDIMGLKEEKGSSDGREAAYGKVVDMLLEQRMKAKANKDWATSDEIRNTLTALGFEIKDTKDGFEWKLNK is encoded by the coding sequence ATGGAACATCAACTTACAATTTACAACACTTTAAATAGAAAGAAAGAGTTGTTCGTACCGCTTCACGCTCCTCATGTAGGAATGTACGTATGCGGGCCGACGGTCTACGGTGATGCCCATCTCGGACACGCGCGACCCTCTATTACATTCGACGTTCTTTTCCGATATCTCACTCATCTAGGATACAAAGTGCGTTATGTACGCAATATTACCGACGTAGGTCATTTGGAGCATGATGCCGACGACGGCGAGGACAAGATCGAAAAGAAAGCGCGTTTGGAAGAGCTGGAGCCAATGGAAGTTGTACAGTATTATCTGAACCGCTACCACAAAGCAATGGAAGCACTCAACGTACTTTCGCCAAGTATCGAGCCGCACGCTTCAGGGCATATCATCGAACAAATCGAACTGGTACAGAAGATTCTCGATGCCGGTTACGCTTATGAGAGCGAAGGTTCCGTATATTTCGATGTAGCCAAATACAACAAAGACCACCATTACGGAAGGCTTTCCGGCCGCAATCTGGACGATGTACTGAATACGACCCGTGAACTGGACGGACAAAGTGAAAAGCGTAATCCCGCCGACTTTGCCCTTTGGAAGAAAGCGCAACCCGAGCATATCATGCGTTGGCCGTCTCCGTGGAGTGACGGTTTTCCCGGATGGCATGCCGAATGTACCGCTATGGGACGCAAATATTTGGGCGAACACTTCGATATTCACGGTGGAGGAATGGATTTGGTTTTCCCTCACCACGAATGTGAAATTGCACAGTCGGTCGCTTCTCAGGGGGACGATATGGTTCACTATTGGATGCACAATAACATGATTACCATCAACGGAACAAAGATGGGCAAATCACTCGGCAACTTTATCACGTTGGATGAGTTTTTCAACGGTACCCATAAGTTGTTGGCGCAAGCCTATACGCCCATGACTATCCGTTTCTTTATTCTGCAAGCGCACTACCGCAGTACGGTGGACTTCAGCAACGAAGCATTGCAAGCATCGGAGAAAGGATTACAACGCCTGATGGAAGCCATCGATGCATTGGAGAAAATAACTCCAGCCGCCGCTACTTCAGAAGGAATCAACGTTAAAGAGCTACGTGCCAAATGCTACGAAGCAATGAATGACGATTTGAACACTCCTATCGTCATCGCACAACTTTTCGAAGGTGCCCGTATCATAAATAATATCATTGCCGGCAATGCCACAATCTCTGCCGAAGACTTGAAAGATCTGAAAGAGACTTTCCATCTGTTCAGTTTTGACATTATGGGATTGAAAGAGGAAAAGGGTTCTTCCGATGGCCGTGAGGCGGCATACGGGAAAGTAGTAGATATGCTGCTGGAACAACGTATGAAAGCAAAAGCCAATAAAGACTGGGCGACATCCGACGAGATTCGCAACACGCTGACAGCACTCGGGTTCGAAATCAAAGATACAAAAGATGGTTTCGAATGGAAATTGAATAAATAA